In Citrobacter sp. RHB25-C09, the following proteins share a genomic window:
- the dolP gene encoding division/outer membrane stress-associated lipid-binding lipoprotein: MKALSPIAVLISALLLQGCVAAAVVGTAAVGTKAATDPRSVGTQVDDGTLELRVNSALSKDEQIKKEARINVTAYQGKVLLVGQSPNSELSARAKQIAMGVEGTTEVFNEVRQGQPIGLGAASNDTWITTKVRSQLLTSDQVKSSNVKVTTENGEVFLLGLVTEREAKAAADIASRVSGVKRVTTAFTFIK; this comes from the coding sequence ATGAAGGCTTTATCGCCAATCGCAGTCCTTATTTCTGCGCTGCTTTTGCAAGGTTGTGTGGCTGCTGCCGTTGTTGGTACTGCAGCGGTGGGAACAAAAGCGGCAACAGACCCACGTAGCGTTGGCACCCAGGTGGATGACGGGACCCTGGAATTACGCGTCAACAGTGCGCTGTCTAAAGATGAACAAATCAAGAAAGAAGCGCGTATCAACGTGACGGCTTATCAGGGCAAAGTGCTGTTGGTCGGCCAGTCGCCAAACAGTGAACTCTCTGCGCGGGCAAAACAAATTGCGATGGGCGTAGAAGGCACAACTGAAGTCTTTAACGAAGTACGTCAGGGACAGCCTATTGGTTTGGGTGCAGCCTCTAACGACACGTGGATCACCACGAAAGTGCGTTCCCAGCTGTTGACCAGCGACCAGGTGAAATCATCCAACGTGAAAGTCACGACCGAGAACGGCGAAGTATTCCTGCTGGGTCTGGTCACTGAACGTGAAGCCAAAGCGGCAGCGGATATTGCCAGCCGTGTCAGCGGCGTGAAACGTGTGACCACAGCGTTTACGTTTATTAAGTAA
- the diaA gene encoding DnaA initiator-associating protein DiaA — MLERIKVCFTESIQTQIAAAEALPDAISRAAMTLVHSLLNGNKILCCGNGTSAANAQHFAASMINRFETERPSLPAIALNTDNVVLTAIANDGLHDEVYAKQVRALGHAGDVLLAISTRGNSRDIVKAVEAAVTRDMTIVALTGYDGGELAGLLGPQDVEIRIPSHHSARIQEMHMLTVNCLCDLIDNTLFPHQDD; from the coding sequence GTGTTAGAAAGAATTAAGGTCTGCTTTACAGAGAGCATTCAAACTCAAATTGCTGCGGCGGAAGCCCTTCCTGATGCTATCTCCCGTGCCGCCATGACGCTGGTTCATTCGTTGCTTAACGGCAACAAAATTCTTTGTTGTGGTAATGGGACATCTGCCGCCAATGCGCAGCATTTTGCTGCCAGCATGATCAACCGCTTTGAAACTGAGCGTCCCAGCTTACCCGCGATTGCACTAAATACGGATAACGTGGTCTTAACTGCGATTGCTAACGATGGTCTGCATGATGAAGTGTATGCAAAACAGGTCCGGGCGCTGGGCCACGCAGGCGATGTCCTGCTGGCAATTTCGACGCGGGGTAACAGCCGCGATATCGTAAAAGCGGTAGAAGCTGCCGTGACGCGCGACATGACAATTGTGGCGCTGACCGGTTATGACGGAGGGGAACTGGCAGGTCTGCTGGGGCCGCAGGATGTGGAAATCCGTATTCCTTCGCACCATAGCGCCCGTATTCAGGAAATGCATATGCTGACGGTAAACTGCCTGTGCGATCTTATTGATAACACCCTTTTCCCTCACCAGGATGATTAA
- a CDS encoding YraN family protein, translating to MAQIPARADRPSQLTSKQVGDAWELTARRWLECKGLHYIAANVRERGGEIDLVMRDGKTTVFVEVRYRRSAGFGGAAASVTRSKQSKLLQTARLWLARHNGSFDTVDCRFDVLAFTGNEVEWFKDAFSDCS from the coding sequence ATGGCTCAAATACCAGCAAGGGCAGATCGTCCCAGCCAGTTAACGAGCAAACAGGTCGGCGACGCGTGGGAATTGACCGCGCGCCGCTGGCTGGAGTGCAAGGGACTGCACTATATCGCCGCCAACGTCCGTGAACGAGGCGGTGAAATCGATCTGGTCATGCGTGATGGCAAGACAACCGTTTTTGTCGAGGTTCGGTATCGCCGTTCTGCGGGCTTCGGTGGCGCAGCGGCGAGTGTGACACGTAGCAAACAATCTAAATTATTACAGACGGCCCGATTGTGGCTCGCGCGTCACAATGGAAGTTTTGATACTGTGGATTGCCGGTTCGATGTGTTAGCCTTCACCGGAAATGAAGTTGAGTGGTTTAAGGATGCATTTAGCGACTGCTCATAA
- a CDS encoding penicillin-binding protein activator: protein MVPLTLSRLKAARCLPIVLAALIFAGCGTQAPDQSTAHMQGTAQADSGFYLQQMQQSANDSKTNWQLLAIRALLKEGKSQQAIELFNQLPQNLTDTQRQEQALLAAEVKLAQQDYAGAKKQLGDINVDALEKNQQLRFWQTGIAAEQGRPSLTLLRALIAQEPLLGEQEKQKNMDATWQALSSMTPEQAQALVINADENVLQGWLDLQRVWFDNRNDPDMMKAGIADWQKRYPQNPGAKLLPTQLVNVQSFKPASTSKIALLLPLNGQAAVFGRTIQQGFEAAKNLGTQPVDAQPQPAAQPAPVAAPDAAAEQQLQTTDGVASPSQASVNDLTNEEQPQQPAPVSAPQAVTAQPTTASAAANPSAELKIYDTSSQPLDQILTQVQQDGASIVVGPLLKNNVDELLKSNTPLNVLALNQPETVQSRANICYFALSPEDEARDAARHIRAEGKQSPLVLIPRSALGDRVAKAFAQEWQTLGGGTVLQQKFGSMSELRAGVNGGSGIALTGSPITTAAPQPGVTIGGLTIPAPPTDAQISGDGGRVDAAYILATPNEIAFIKPMIAMRNSSQSGATLYASSRSAQGNAGPDFRLEMEGLQYSEIPMLAGANSSLMQQALGAVRNDYSLARMYAMGVDAWSLANHFSQMRQVQGFEINGNTGALTADQDCVINRKLSWLKYQQGQIVPAS from the coding sequence ATGGTACCCTTAACACTTTCTCGTTTAAAAGCCGCGCGCTGTCTGCCCATTGTTCTGGCAGCACTGATTTTCGCCGGCTGTGGCACCCAGGCGCCCGATCAGAGCACTGCCCATATGCAGGGCACTGCACAGGCTGATTCCGGCTTTTATCTGCAACAAATGCAGCAAAGCGCAAATGATAGCAAGACCAACTGGCAATTACTCGCCATTCGTGCACTGCTGAAGGAAGGAAAGAGCCAGCAGGCTATCGAGTTGTTCAATCAACTCCCGCAGAATTTGACGGATACCCAACGTCAGGAACAGGCTCTGCTGGCAGCAGAAGTGAAGCTGGCGCAGCAAGATTATGCCGGTGCGAAGAAGCAACTCGGTGATATCAATGTTGACGCTCTGGAAAAAAACCAGCAGTTGCGTTTCTGGCAAACCGGCATTGCCGCTGAACAGGGACGCCCTTCTCTGACGCTGCTGCGCGCGCTGATAGCCCAGGAACCGCTGCTCGGCGAGCAGGAAAAACAGAAAAACATGGACGCCACCTGGCAGGCTCTCTCCTCTATGACCCCGGAGCAAGCCCAGGCGCTGGTGATCAATGCCGATGAAAACGTCCTGCAAGGCTGGCTGGATCTGCAGCGCGTCTGGTTTGATAACCGTAACGACCCGGACATGATGAAAGCCGGCATCGCCGACTGGCAAAAACGCTATCCGCAGAACCCCGGTGCAAAACTCCTGCCGACGCAACTGGTGAATGTCCAGAGCTTTAAACCCGCCTCCACCAGTAAAATTGCCCTGCTGCTACCGCTCAATGGCCAGGCGGCTGTTTTTGGTCGGACTATCCAGCAAGGCTTTGAAGCAGCCAAAAATCTGGGGACGCAACCTGTCGACGCGCAGCCCCAGCCCGCCGCGCAGCCTGCGCCCGTCGCCGCTCCCGATGCCGCGGCTGAACAACAACTGCAGACAACTGACGGCGTTGCCAGCCCTTCTCAGGCTTCTGTCAACGACCTGACTAACGAGGAACAACCTCAACAGCCAGCTCCTGTCAGCGCGCCACAGGCGGTTACTGCGCAGCCTACCACCGCCAGCGCGGCGGCGAATCCCTCTGCAGAACTAAAAATTTATGACACCAGTTCGCAGCCGCTCGACCAAATCCTGACGCAAGTTCAACAGGATGGCGCGAGCATTGTGGTCGGCCCCCTGCTGAAAAATAACGTGGATGAACTGCTGAAGAGCAACACGCCGCTGAACGTGCTGGCGCTGAACCAGCCAGAGACTGTGCAAAGCCGTGCCAATATCTGTTATTTCGCCCTTTCCCCGGAAGATGAAGCGCGCGATGCGGCTCGCCATATCCGCGCTGAAGGCAAACAGTCGCCGCTGGTGTTGATCCCACGCAGTGCGCTGGGTGACCGCGTGGCAAAGGCGTTTGCTCAGGAATGGCAGACGCTGGGCGGCGGTACTGTGCTGCAACAGAAGTTTGGCTCGATGTCTGAGTTAAGAGCAGGGGTAAACGGGGGTTCTGGCATTGCGTTAACAGGTAGCCCTATTACGACTGCTGCGCCACAGCCTGGCGTTACCATTGGCGGTCTGACGATTCCGGCTCCGCCAACTGACGCGCAAATCAGTGGTGACGGCGGACGTGTGGATGCCGCGTATATTCTGGCAACACCGAACGAAATCGCCTTTATTAAGCCGATGATCGCTATGCGCAACAGTAGCCAGAGCGGCGCTACGCTTTACGCCAGCTCGCGCAGCGCGCAGGGCAACGCCGGCCCCGACTTCCGTCTGGAAATGGAAGGCTTACAGTACAGTGAAATCCCGATGCTGGCCGGTGCGAATTCGTCGTTAATGCAGCAGGCGCTCGGCGCTGTTCGTAACGACTACTCGCTGGCTCGCATGTACGCGATGGGCGTTGATGCCTGGTCGCTGGCGAATCATTTCTCGCAAATGCGCCAGGTTCAGGGTTTTGAAATCAACGGTAATACCGGCGCATTAACCGCCGACCAGGATTGTGTGATTAACAGGAAGTTATCATGGCTCAAATACCAGCAAGGGCAGATCGTCCCAGCCAGTTAA
- the rsmI gene encoding 16S rRNA (cytidine(1402)-2'-O)-methyltransferase, protein MKQHESAENSYGHLFIVPTPIGNLSDITQRALEVLQAVDLIAAEDTRHTGLLLQHFAINARMFPLHDHNEQQKAETLVAKLKEGQNIALVSDAGTPLINDPGYHLVRTCREHGVRVVPLPGPCAAIAALSAAGLPSDRFCYEGFLPAKSKGRRDALKAVEAEPRTLIFYESTHRLLESLEDMVAVWGESRYVVLARELTKTWETIHGAPVGELLAWVKEDENRRKGEMVLIVEGHKAQDDALPADALRTLALLQTELPLKKAAALAADIHGVKKNALYKYALEQQSS, encoded by the coding sequence ATGAAACAACACGAATCGGCGGAGAATTCTTACGGCCACCTCTTTATTGTACCTACTCCTATCGGGAATTTATCTGATATTACCCAACGCGCCCTTGAAGTGCTGCAAGCCGTTGATTTAATTGCCGCCGAAGATACCCGCCATACCGGATTGTTGTTGCAGCATTTTGCGATAAACGCCCGCATGTTCCCGCTGCATGACCATAACGAGCAGCAAAAGGCGGAAACGCTGGTGGCGAAGCTGAAAGAAGGGCAAAACATCGCGCTGGTTTCGGATGCAGGAACGCCGCTCATTAACGATCCCGGCTATCACCTGGTACGCACCTGTCGTGAACATGGCGTTCGCGTAGTGCCGCTGCCGGGGCCGTGTGCCGCTATTGCTGCGTTGAGCGCAGCGGGACTTCCCTCCGACCGTTTTTGTTATGAAGGCTTTTTACCTGCTAAGTCAAAAGGTCGGCGCGATGCCCTGAAAGCGGTCGAGGCCGAGCCGCGCACCCTCATCTTCTATGAGTCCACACACCGCCTGCTGGAGAGCCTGGAGGATATGGTCGCCGTGTGGGGGGAATCTCGTTATGTGGTGCTGGCGCGTGAGTTGACGAAAACCTGGGAAACCATTCACGGCGCGCCGGTGGGTGAACTGCTGGCGTGGGTTAAAGAGGATGAAAACCGACGCAAAGGCGAAATGGTGCTGATCGTTGAAGGACATAAAGCGCAGGACGATGCGCTGCCTGCCGATGCGCTGCGCACTCTGGCGTTATTACAGACTGAACTGCCGTTGAAGAAAGCTGCCGCGCTGGCGGCAGACATTCATGGGGTGAAGAAGAACGCGCTGTATAAATATGCGCTGGAGCAGCAGAGTTCGTGA
- a CDS encoding DeoR/GlpR family DNA-binding transcription regulator, which produces MNSFERRNKIVDLINMQGSVLVLDLSNTFGISEVTIRADLRLLEEKGLVTRFHGGAAKPGSHLAEGDNQEVILEDRYQLASDPKKRIAQAAAAMVVEGMTVILDSGSTTLLIAEALNRKSNITVITNSLPAAFTLSDNKDLTLVVCGGTVRHKTHSMHGTIAERSLQGISADLMFVGADGIDATNGITTFNEGYSISSVMAAAAHKVVAVLDATKFNRRGFNQVLPMEKINCVITDDSINKQDKTALAKTGVELVIV; this is translated from the coding sequence ATGAACTCATTTGAGAGAAGGAATAAAATTGTCGACCTGATTAATATGCAGGGCAGCGTGCTGGTACTGGATCTTTCGAATACCTTTGGTATCTCAGAAGTGACTATACGTGCCGACCTGCGTTTGCTGGAGGAGAAAGGTCTTGTCACCCGCTTTCATGGTGGTGCGGCAAAACCCGGAAGCCATCTGGCGGAAGGCGACAATCAGGAAGTCATACTTGAAGATCGATACCAGCTTGCCAGCGATCCGAAAAAGCGGATTGCTCAGGCAGCGGCGGCAATGGTGGTAGAAGGTATGACCGTAATCCTCGACAGCGGCAGCACCACGTTATTGATCGCCGAAGCGCTGAACCGCAAAAGCAATATCACCGTCATCACCAACAGCTTACCGGCGGCCTTTACGCTATCAGACAATAAAGACCTGACGCTGGTCGTTTGCGGCGGCACCGTGCGGCATAAAACCCATTCAATGCATGGCACCATCGCCGAGCGCTCCCTGCAGGGGATCAGCGCCGACCTGATGTTCGTTGGCGCAGACGGCATCGACGCGACAAACGGTATCACAACCTTTAACGAAGGGTATTCCATCAGCAGCGTGATGGCTGCGGCGGCGCATAAAGTGGTTGCCGTCCTTGACGCCACGAAGTTCAACCGTCGCGGCTTCAACCAGGTTCTGCCCATGGAAAAGATTAACTGTGTGATTACCGACGACAGCATCAACAAGCAGGACAAAACCGCGCTGGCTAAAACAGGCGTTGAGTTGGTGATTGTTTAA
- the gatD gene encoding galactitol-1-phosphate 5-dehydrogenase, which translates to MKSVVIHAEGDVRVEERPMPQLQSDDDVLVRVFSSGLCGSDIPRIFAKGAHYYPITLGHEFSGYVESYGKGVTDMQPGDAVACVPLLPCFHCPQCERGFYSLCKQYQFVGSRSEGGNAEFVVVKRANLFRLPSAMPIEDGAFIEPITVGLHAFHLAQGCEGKNVIVVGAGTIGLLALQCARELGAKSVTAIDINPQKLELAKTLGATQVFNSREMSAAEIHAALGDVQFDQLVLETAGTPQTVSLSIEIAGPRAQLALVGTLHHDLTLTSSVFGQILRKELTVLGSWMNYSSPWPGEEWETAARLLTEKRLQLTPLIAHRGNAESFAEAVKALNGAPMQGKILLDLS; encoded by the coding sequence ATGAAATCAGTGGTGATTCACGCTGAGGGAGACGTGCGCGTTGAAGAACGTCCGATGCCGCAATTGCAAAGCGATGACGACGTGCTGGTGAGGGTGTTCAGCTCTGGCCTGTGCGGTTCCGATATCCCGCGTATCTTTGCCAAAGGCGCGCATTATTACCCCATTACTCTTGGTCATGAGTTCAGCGGCTACGTCGAATCTTATGGCAAAGGGGTGACCGATATGCAGCCTGGTGATGCCGTCGCCTGCGTTCCGCTTCTTCCCTGCTTTCACTGCCCGCAGTGTGAGCGCGGTTTTTACTCACTGTGCAAACAGTACCAGTTTGTCGGCTCACGTAGCGAAGGCGGGAACGCAGAGTTCGTGGTGGTGAAACGGGCAAACCTGTTCCGTTTACCCTCCGCTATGCCCATTGAAGATGGCGCATTTATTGAACCCATCACCGTTGGCCTGCACGCCTTTCATCTGGCGCAGGGCTGTGAAGGGAAAAACGTGATTGTTGTCGGTGCAGGCACCATCGGCCTGCTCGCGCTTCAGTGCGCACGGGAATTAGGTGCGAAAAGCGTCACCGCTATCGACATTAATCCGCAAAAACTCGAACTGGCAAAAACGCTGGGCGCAACGCAGGTTTTTAACAGCCGCGAGATGAGCGCCGCAGAGATTCATGCCGCACTCGGCGACGTCCAGTTCGATCAACTGGTGCTGGAAACGGCAGGCACTCCGCAGACTGTCTCACTCTCTATTGAAATTGCCGGGCCACGCGCACAGCTTGCTTTAGTCGGCACGCTGCACCACGACCTGACGCTCACCAGTAGCGTTTTCGGGCAGATTCTGCGTAAAGAGCTGACGGTTCTTGGCAGTTGGATGAACTACTCCAGCCCGTGGCCCGGAGAAGAGTGGGAAACGGCTGCACGCTTGTTGACCGAAAAACGTCTGCAACTGACACCGCTGATCGCCCATCGTGGCAACGCGGAAAGTTTCGCAGAGGCGGTAAAAGCGCTGAACGGCGCGCCCATGCAGGGAAAAATCCTGTTAGATCTCTCCTGA
- a CDS encoding PTS galactitol transporter subunit IIC: protein MFSEIMRYILDLGPTVMLPLVIIIFSKLLGMKLGDCFKSGLHIGIGFVGIGLVIGLMLDSIGPAAKAMAEHFEINLHVIDVGWPGSSPMTWASQIALIAIPVAIGVNILMLVTRMTRVVNVDIWNIWHMTFTGAMLHLATGSYWIGILGVVLHAAFVYKLGDWFAKDTRDFFGLEGIAIPHGSSAYLGPIAVLVDTIIEKIPGLNRIHFSADDVQKRFGPFGEPVTVGFVMGLVIGFLAGYDIKAVLQLAVKTAAVMLLMPRVIKPIMDGLTPIAKHARKRLQAKFGGQEFLIGLDPALLLGHTSVVSASLIFIPLTILIAVLVPGNQVLPFGDLATIGFFVAMAVAVHQGNLFRTLISGVIIMGITLWIATQTIGLHTQLAANAGALKAGGMVASMDQGGSPITWLLIQLCTWESIAGFVIIAALYGTGVLLTWRRARNFVAAEQRAALMESQTTP, encoded by the coding sequence ATGTTTAGCGAAATCATGCGTTATATCCTCGACTTAGGCCCAACAGTTATGCTGCCGTTGGTGATCATCATCTTCTCCAAATTGTTGGGAATGAAGTTAGGGGATTGCTTTAAGTCCGGTCTGCATATCGGGATCGGCTTTGTGGGGATCGGGCTGGTAATCGGCCTGATGCTCGACTCCATTGGCCCGGCCGCAAAAGCGATGGCTGAGCACTTTGAGATCAACCTGCACGTCATTGACGTCGGCTGGCCAGGATCGTCGCCGATGACATGGGCCTCGCAGATCGCATTGATCGCCATTCCGGTCGCTATCGGCGTCAACATTCTGATGCTGGTAACGCGCATGACGCGGGTGGTAAACGTCGATATCTGGAACATCTGGCATATGACCTTTACCGGCGCGATGCTGCACCTGGCGACCGGCTCATACTGGATCGGTATTCTGGGCGTCGTTCTTCACGCGGCCTTTGTTTACAAGCTGGGTGACTGGTTCGCCAAAGACACCCGCGATTTCTTTGGTCTGGAAGGGATTGCTATCCCGCACGGTTCCTCTGCTTATCTGGGTCCCATCGCCGTGCTGGTTGATACCATCATTGAAAAAATTCCGGGTCTGAACCGCATCCATTTTAGCGCCGACGATGTTCAGAAACGCTTCGGTCCCTTTGGTGAACCGGTGACCGTCGGGTTTGTGATGGGGCTGGTGATTGGCTTTTTGGCGGGCTATGACATTAAAGCCGTCCTGCAACTGGCGGTGAAAACCGCAGCGGTCATGCTGCTGATGCCGCGCGTGATTAAGCCAATCATGGATGGCTTAACGCCCATTGCCAAACATGCACGTAAGCGGCTACAGGCGAAATTTGGCGGTCAGGAGTTCCTGATTGGTCTGGATCCTGCGCTGTTGTTGGGCCATACCTCTGTCGTCTCCGCCAGCCTGATTTTTATCCCGCTGACGATCCTGATTGCGGTACTGGTACCAGGCAACCAGGTGCTGCCGTTCGGCGACCTGGCCACTATCGGTTTCTTTGTCGCCATGGCGGTGGCGGTGCATCAGGGCAACCTGTTCCGCACGCTGATTTCGGGCGTCATTATTATGGGCATCACGCTCTGGATTGCCACGCAGACCATCGGCCTGCATACCCAACTCGCCGCTAACGCCGGGGCGCTAAAAGCGGGTGGCATGGTGGCCTCAATGGACCAGGGCGGCTCGCCGATCACCTGGCTGCTAATCCAACTCTGCACCTGGGAAAGCATCGCTGGCTTTGTGATCATCGCCGCCCTCTATGGGACTGGCGTACTGCTCACCTGGCGTCGGGCACGCAACTTTGTCGCGGCTGAACAACGCGCGGCGCTCATGGAAAGCCAGACCACACCGTAA
- the gatB gene encoding PTS galactitol transporter subunit IIB, with amino-acid sequence MKRKVIVACGGAVATSTMAAEEIKELCEANNITLDLVQCRVTEIETYMDGADLICTTARVDRTFGEIPVVHGMPFVSGVGIEALQQKILTILVG; translated from the coding sequence ATGAAACGTAAAGTTATTGTGGCCTGTGGCGGCGCTGTCGCAACCTCTACGATGGCCGCAGAAGAGATTAAAGAGCTGTGTGAAGCCAACAATATTACTCTCGACCTGGTGCAGTGCCGGGTGACTGAAATTGAAACCTATATGGACGGTGCCGATCTGATCTGCACAACTGCCCGCGTTGACCGGACGTTTGGCGAGATTCCCGTCGTTCACGGCATGCCGTTTGTTTCCGGCGTCGGGATCGAAGCCTTACAGCAAAAAATTCTGACAATCCTCGTGGGGTGA
- the gatA gene encoding PTS galactitol transporter subunit IIA: MSQLFVRTGIDFTSCQQALAHIGEEMLAKGVVHDTYPQALIEREATFPTGIALERHAVAIPHCEAVHAKSPAIYLIRPDNPVKFQQADDDDEIAVSLIIALIVENPAAQLKLLRRLFSELQNPDVIESLLNTPENLLAARFQEAILASEPCAQA; this comes from the coding sequence ATGAGCCAACTGTTTGTCCGAACCGGAATAGACTTTACCTCGTGCCAGCAGGCGCTGGCACACATTGGCGAGGAGATGCTGGCGAAAGGCGTGGTACACGACACGTATCCGCAGGCATTAATCGAGCGCGAAGCCACCTTCCCGACCGGTATTGCCCTCGAACGCCATGCCGTTGCCATTCCACATTGCGAAGCGGTACATGCGAAATCACCGGCGATTTACCTCATCCGTCCGGACAACCCAGTCAAATTCCAGCAGGCGGATGATGACGATGAAATTGCCGTCTCGTTGATTATCGCCCTGATCGTAGAAAACCCGGCGGCACAACTGAAACTGCTGCGTCGCCTGTTCAGTGAACTGCAAAATCCGGACGTGATTGAATCCTTATTAAACACCCCTGAAAACCTGCTGGCGGCGCGTTTTCAGGAAGCTATCCTTGCGTCTGAGCCCTGCGCACAGGCCTGA
- the gatZ gene encoding tagatose-bisphosphate aldolase subunit GatZ: MKEIISRHKAGEHLGICSVCSAHPLVIEAALRFDLHTDNKVLIEATSNQVNQFGGYTGMKPADFRDFVYGIAQEVGFPRERLILGGDHLGPNCWQDEPAADAMEKSVALIEAYVAAGFSKIHLDASMSCADDPTPLDPRVVAERAAVLCQAAEATATEEQKRHLTYVIGTEVPVPGGEASTIGTVHVTRADDAARTLETHQAAFRALGLDDALSRVIAIVVQPGVEFDHTQIIHYQSEAAKALSSWIKATPMVYEAHSTDYQTRQAYRALVRDHYAILKVGPALTFALREAIFALAQMENELISPEQRSRVLEVIDEVMLNEPGYWKKYYRPTWSQAMVDIHFSLSDRIRYYWPHPRIRQSVEKLLANLSGVSLPLGLISQFMPVQFERLSEGVLTATPHELIIDKIQDVLRAYRFGCVSETA; this comes from the coding sequence GTGAAAGAAATTATCTCCCGTCATAAAGCAGGTGAACATTTAGGGATCTGCTCGGTCTGTTCAGCCCATCCGCTGGTCATTGAGGCGGCCCTGCGCTTTGATCTGCATACTGACAACAAGGTGCTGATCGAAGCGACCTCCAACCAGGTTAATCAGTTCGGCGGTTATACCGGTATGAAACCTGCTGATTTCCGCGATTTTGTCTATGGTATCGCGCAGGAAGTCGGTTTTCCGCGTGAACGGTTGATCCTCGGCGGCGACCATCTGGGGCCAAACTGCTGGCAGGATGAACCGGCAGCTGACGCGATGGAAAAGTCCGTGGCACTGATCGAGGCCTATGTTGCCGCCGGATTCAGTAAGATCCACCTGGACGCCTCAATGTCCTGCGCTGACGACCCCACGCCACTCGACCCGAGGGTTGTCGCCGAGCGTGCCGCTGTACTGTGCCAGGCGGCCGAAGCGACGGCAACAGAAGAACAAAAACGCCATCTCACTTACGTTATTGGTACCGAAGTGCCAGTGCCGGGCGGCGAAGCCAGCACCATCGGCACTGTCCATGTGACTCGCGCCGATGACGCCGCACGCACCCTGGAAACCCATCAGGCTGCCTTTCGCGCTCTCGGGCTTGATGACGCCTTATCCCGCGTGATTGCTATCGTGGTACAGCCCGGCGTTGAGTTTGATCATACCCAGATTATCCATTACCAGTCCGAGGCGGCAAAAGCGCTCTCCAGTTGGATAAAAGCCACGCCTATGGTCTACGAAGCGCACTCCACGGATTACCAGACTCGTCAGGCCTATCGTGCGCTGGTGCGCGATCACTATGCGATTTTGAAAGTGGGTCCGGCGCTGACCTTCGCGCTACGTGAAGCCATCTTTGCGCTGGCGCAAATGGAAAACGAGCTGATTTCCCCCGAGCAGCGCAGCCGGGTACTGGAAGTGATTGATGAAGTGATGCTCAACGAACCGGGTTACTGGAAAAAATATTACCGACCGACCTGGAGCCAGGCGATGGTGGACATCCACTTCAGCCTGTCGGATCGCATTCGTTACTATTGGCCGCATCCGCGCATTCGACAAAGTGTGGAAAAACTGCTCGCCAATCTGAGCGGTGTCTCATTACCGTTGGGGTTAATCAGCCAGTTTATGCCTGTACAGTTTGAACGACTGTCAGAAGGTGTGCTAACCGCAACGCCACATGAACTCATTATTGACAAAATCCAGGACGTTTTACGCGCCTATCGTTTTGGTTGCGTGTCCGAAACTGCTTAA